The Natronobacterium texcoconense genome includes the window CTCGTCGTATTCGAACTTGCGAGTCCAGAAACCGAGGGCTTCGTCGGCGTCCTCGACGCGGATCATCGTGTGGTCGAGCGACCAGGTTGCGCCCTGGTCGCGCTGGACGATCTCGATCTCGTGACCGTCGGGGTCTTTGACGAACGCGTAGCGACCGCCACAGGACTCGGGGTCGCGGTAATCCTCGACGCCCTCGTCCATCAGTTGCTGGTAGTGCTCTTCGAGTTCATCCTCGGGAACGCGGACGGCGATGTGCCCCCAGGCGTCACCTACTTCGACGTCTTCGCCCTCGTTGTGGGTGATCTCGAGCATCGCACCCTCCTCGTGCATCTCCTCGGGGCCGAGGTAGACGATGGTGAAGCCGTCGCCCTCGTAGCGGTCTTTCTCCTCGTACTCGAGGTGGGTCTGGTACCAGTCGAGCGACTCCTCGAGATCCGACACGCGGATCATCGTGTGGTCGAGCGTTCCGTCCATACGCGAGGGAACGCCCGGAAATATCAAAAACGTGGCGAAGCCGGCGGTCTACTCGCGGCCGGGGTCGTCCTGGCCGCTGCCGTTGGCTTCGACGGCGGCACCGGACTGGGCCTCGACCGAGGACGGCTTCGGATCGACGCCCTTTCGCATCGCGTCGAGTTCCGAGAGGCCGTAGACGAGTCCGACGAGTAGCACGACGCCGATCGGGAGAAAGACCGTCCACGGGACGCCGAGGTAGCCGTACAGCGCGTAACAGACGACCACGACGAGCATGACGGTGCTCGCGTAGTACAGCTGCGTCCGGATGTGGTCGATGAGGTCCGCTCCGGTGAACGTCGAGGAGAGGACGGAGGTGTCCGAGATCGGCGAGGTGTGATCGCCGAAGATCGCCCCCGAGAAGACGGCGCCGACCATCACCGGCATCAGGTCGAAGGTTCCGGTGAGTTCGTACGCGACGGGGAGTGCGATCGGCGTGACGATTCCCATCGTCGCCCACGACGACCCCATCGTGAAGGCGACGAACGCGGCGACCAGGAGGACGACGATCGGAAGCAGGGCGGGCGAGACGACGTCCTCTGCGACGCCGGCGACGTACGCGCCCGTCCCGAGGCTCTCGGCGACCGCGCTGATCGACCACGCGAGCACGAGGATCGTCACCGCCGTCAGCATGAGTGAAAAGCCCTCGAGTACTGTTTCGACGCTCTCGCCGAGGTCGAACAGATCGTACGCGAGGCCGATGACGATCAGGACGAACACCATCGCGAACGACCCCCAGACCAGCGCGGCCGCGAAGTCGCCAGCGCCGACGACGTCGACGATGACCTGTAGCGTCCCTTCCTCGGCCATCGCCGCCTCGAGCGTCGTCGGCAGTCCTTCCTCGGCCTGTTCGTCGATCCACTCCTGGTAGCCGGTCCAGAACGCGCCGGCCAGCGTGACGACGATCAGGACGACGATCGGCGCGAAGAAGGTCCGCAGCATCGGCCGGTCCTCGATCGGCGGGCTCAGGTCGGCCTCGACCTCCTGGAGCGGCTGTGCGTCGTCGCGGTTGACCTTCCCCGTCTGCCAGGAGCGGTGTTCGGCGTCTAACATCTCGCCGTAGTCCCGACGAGAGATAACGATGATTCCGACCATCAAGATTGCAAGCAACGCGTAAGTGTTGTACGGGATCGACCCCACGAACGTCTCGAAGATCCCCGGCGTCTCCACGCCGTGATCCTCCTCGATGACGCCGTACCCCTCGTCGATCATCGACAGCTGAAACGCGACCCAACTCGAGATGCCGATCGTCGCGACGGGTGCGGCCGTCGAGTCGACGATGTAGGACAGTTTCTCGCGGGAGATTCGGAACTGGTCCGAGATGTCCCGCATCGTCGAGCCGACGATGGCCGTGTTGGCGTAGTCGTCGAAGAACATGAGGATACCGAGCACCCAGGTCGCAAGTCCCGTGTTTCGCTGGGTCTCGAGTCGTTTGGTCGCCCAGTTGCGGACGGCGGTCGCGCCGCCGAGCCGCCAGATGAGCGCGACCCCCGAGCCGAGCAACAGGGTGAACACGAGGATGTTGGCGTGGAAGACGTCGCCGATCGACTCGGTGATCCAGGCGAACGTCTGCCCGATTCCGAGACTACCGGTCGCGATGACGCCACCGGACCAGATTCCCAGAAACAGCGAGAGGATCGGTCGCCGCGTCACGATCGCGAGGACGATCGCGAGTACCGGCGGGACGAGCGAGAGCGCCCCGAATTCGGACATGGTCGGACACTCACCGAACAGCGGGATAATGCTACTGGTTCACACACCAGTTTCGGAAAATCACAGGTCCTGAGAGACCGGATTACGAATCGGGGCGCGAGATGACGGTGTTACCGCCGGAGAATCAACTTCAGTACGTCCTCGTCCTCGAGGACGTGGTCCGTCCCGACCTGCTGTTCGTCGTGGGTGGCGCTGGGGCCGGTGACGCGGGCGAACCGGAACCGCTCTTCCATCTCGCCGCCGAGTTTCTCGATGGCCTCGCCGACGGTCGTTCCACGCTCGATTACGAGCGGTTCCTCCCAGTCGATGCCGCGACCGGGCTTGTTCATGTAGACCCGGATGAGCCCGAGGTTCTCCCAGATGCGGTCTTTGAGCGCCTCGAGACCTTTCTCTTCCGCGGCGCTGATGAAGGTGACCTCCTCGGGATCCAGATCGCGTTCCCTGAGTTGCTCGTCGACCGTCTCCTTGTAGTCGGGCTCGATGAGGTCGACCTTGTTGACGCAGGTGATCGACGGGATGTACTCGCGGTTGTCCATCAGACCGTCGATCAACCGATCGATGGTGACCGTCTCCTGAAGGTTCAGATCGGCGTTGACGTAGCCCTGGTCGCGCAGCACGTCCTTGATCGTATCCTCGTCTAGCTCTTGTTCGGTGCTCGAGGTGATCTTGATGCCGTCTTTGATCTTCGGACGGACAGTGACCCGAGGGGGCGCTTCGTCGACGCGGATGTTGATGTCGTACAGCTCCTTCTGCAGGCGATCGTACTGTTCGATCTCGAACACCGAGAGCACGAACACGATCAGGTCGGCGTTGCGCACGACCGCGAGCACCTGCTGACCGTCGCCTTTCCCTGTCGCCGCCCCCTCGATCAGCCCGGGGACGTCTAACATCTGGATGTTCGCCCCGCGGTGGCTCAACATCCCGGGATTGACGTCAAGCGTCGTGAACTCGTAGGAACCGGTCTCGCTTTCCGCGTTGGTCAGCGAGTTCAGCAGCGACGACTTGCCGACGCTCGGGAAACCAACCAGCGCGACGGTCGCGTCTCCGTGCTTTTCGACGGAGTAACCACCGCCGCCGCCCGAACCCGATTGCTGTTTCTCGAGTTTCTCCTTTTTCTCGGCAAGTTTCGACTTGAGCCGGCCGATGTGGGCCTCCGTCGACTTGTTGTAGGGCGTGTTGGCTATTTCTTCCTCGATCTCGTCGATCTCCTCCTCGAGCCCCATTTGTCTATATCCAGCCGGTCGTGCCGAAAAACCCTTTCCATGCGTCACCGCCGGAATCGGTGGCCTGCGTCGTGGCGGGTTCCGCTGCTCCGACTCACGATAGACCGGGCGCATCTGGGTAGATCGCCCAATAGTACTCATTACCGTTGCAAACCGACTTCGACACGTATATCACAGGGACAGCTAAATCCACAGCCGAATGCCCGACCCGTCACGGCTGCGTGACAGCACGCAAATCGTCGTCCACCGAGACACCCTGGACGGCCTCGAGCCGCCGATAGACGAGGAGTTTACCGTGACGGTTTTCGAGGAGAACGAGGAGTACTACCGGATCATCGGCAGCCCCGTCGAGATCAAGGAAGCCGGCGAATACCTGGCGCGTCGCGGCGTTTCCGTTCCCTGACCGATATCGCGGGGTTCCAACCGAACTGCGGTTGATCTGCACGACTCGGGTCACTGACTGGACAGTACGTGCGGTTTCGAATCGTCGCACCTGTACCGATACCACGCTGAGCCGTTCTGCCCGCACTGAAATCATACTGGTCACACGCGCACCGACAACCACACCAAACCGTCCTGCTCGCGCTGGCAACCACACC containing:
- a CDS encoding VOC family protein; this translates as MDGTLDHTMIRVSDLEESLDWYQTHLEYEEKDRYEGDGFTIVYLGPEEMHEEGAMLEITHNEGEDVEVGDAWGHIAVRVPEDELEEHYQQLMDEGVEDYRDPESCGGRYAFVKDPDGHEIEIVQRDQGATWSLDHTMIRVEDADEALGFWTRKFEYDEVGRWEADSFANYFVEPTDAADEAMSVELTYNYDGRTYDMGDAWGHLCVRVDDLEDDWETLIEREADDYRDPESNDNMYAFTKDQDGHEIELIERDLEADSLFPF
- a CDS encoding Na+/H+ antiporter NhaC family protein, translated to MSEFGALSLVPPVLAIVLAIVTRRPILSLFLGIWSGGVIATGSLGIGQTFAWITESIGDVFHANILVFTLLLGSGVALIWRLGGATAVRNWATKRLETQRNTGLATWVLGILMFFDDYANTAIVGSTMRDISDQFRISREKLSYIVDSTAAPVATIGISSWVAFQLSMIDEGYGVIEEDHGVETPGIFETFVGSIPYNTYALLAILMVGIIVISRRDYGEMLDAEHRSWQTGKVNRDDAQPLQEVEADLSPPIEDRPMLRTFFAPIVVLIVVTLAGAFWTGYQEWIDEQAEEGLPTTLEAAMAEEGTLQVIVDVVGAGDFAAALVWGSFAMVFVLIVIGLAYDLFDLGESVETVLEGFSLMLTAVTILVLAWSISAVAESLGTGAYVAGVAEDVVSPALLPIVVLLVAAFVAFTMGSSWATMGIVTPIALPVAYELTGTFDLMPVMVGAVFSGAIFGDHTSPISDTSVLSSTFTGADLIDHIRTQLYYASTVMLVVVVCYALYGYLGVPWTVFLPIGVVLLVGLVYGLSELDAMRKGVDPKPSSVEAQSGAAVEANGSGQDDPGRE
- a CDS encoding OBG GTPase family GTP-binding protein gives rise to the protein MGLEEEIDEIEEEIANTPYNKSTEAHIGRLKSKLAEKKEKLEKQQSGSGGGGGYSVEKHGDATVALVGFPSVGKSSLLNSLTNAESETGSYEFTTLDVNPGMLSHRGANIQMLDVPGLIEGAATGKGDGQQVLAVVRNADLIVFVLSVFEIEQYDRLQKELYDINIRVDEAPPRVTVRPKIKDGIKITSSTEQELDEDTIKDVLRDQGYVNADLNLQETVTIDRLIDGLMDNREYIPSITCVNKVDLIEPDYKETVDEQLRERDLDPEEVTFISAAEEKGLEALKDRIWENLGLIRVYMNKPGRGIDWEEPLVIERGTTVGEAIEKLGGEMEERFRFARVTGPSATHDEQQVGTDHVLEDEDVLKLILRR
- a CDS encoding VNG_1110C family protein, translating into MPDPSRLRDSTQIVVHRDTLDGLEPPIDEEFTVTVFEENEEYYRIIGSPVEIKEAGEYLARRGVSVP